A window from Lactiplantibacillus pentosus encodes these proteins:
- the thrC gene encoding threonine synthase: MNTLYRSTRETASHTMTSSQAVLQGLTPDGGLFVPVTLPTADFDFEQLANMSYQEVAYEVLKLFFTDYTAEELHACIDAAYGDQFDDPAIAPVTKHGNQYYLELFHGPTIAFKDLALQILPHLMTTAVKKNHLESEIVILAATSGDTGKAAMAGFADVDQTKIIVFYPKDGVSAIQKQQMITQTGDNTNVVAINGNFDEAQTTVKQLLNDPQLRQRLADHQYQFSSANSINIGRLFPQVAYYVYTYAQLIHQGHIKNGDAVNFSVPTGNFGDILAGYYAKQLGTPIHKLVCASNRNNVLTDFFNTGTYDKNREFYLTSSPSMDILVSSNLERLIFYLTGEDPLATAQLMQDLQTKGSYTITPEMRANLADFWAGFVTENQDQDEIHHLNHAHHYTIDPHTAVASAVAKQYRNATKDQRPMVVVSTASQYKFPQAVLTAITGEPTTVDGLTAVDQLHDLIQTPIPPTVTALRTAPVRHNRVAAVDKMGATIESILNLN; the protein is encoded by the coding sequence ATGAACACACTTTATCGCAGTACCCGGGAAACTGCAAGCCACACTATGACGTCATCACAGGCCGTCTTGCAAGGCCTCACGCCAGATGGTGGTTTGTTCGTTCCGGTCACCCTTCCGACCGCCGACTTTGACTTCGAGCAACTTGCCAATATGAGTTATCAAGAAGTGGCTTATGAGGTCCTAAAGCTCTTCTTCACCGACTATACCGCTGAAGAACTGCACGCCTGCATCGATGCTGCGTACGGCGATCAATTTGATGACCCCGCCATCGCGCCGGTCACGAAGCACGGCAACCAGTATTACCTTGAATTGTTTCATGGACCAACGATTGCCTTCAAGGACCTGGCACTGCAAATTTTACCGCATTTAATGACAACTGCCGTCAAAAAGAACCACTTGGAATCCGAAATTGTTATTTTAGCAGCGACTTCTGGAGATACCGGTAAAGCGGCCATGGCTGGTTTTGCCGATGTCGACCAGACGAAGATCATCGTCTTCTATCCTAAGGACGGGGTCAGCGCAATTCAGAAGCAACAAATGATTACCCAAACTGGTGACAACACGAACGTTGTTGCCATCAACGGTAATTTTGATGAGGCCCAAACGACGGTCAAGCAGCTACTGAACGACCCGCAATTGCGCCAACGTTTAGCCGACCACCAGTATCAATTCTCTAGTGCGAATTCGATCAACATCGGCCGGCTCTTCCCGCAAGTGGCGTACTACGTCTACACTTACGCCCAATTGATTCACCAGGGTCACATCAAAAATGGCGACGCCGTCAATTTCAGTGTACCGACTGGGAATTTTGGGGACATTTTAGCTGGCTACTATGCCAAACAACTGGGCACGCCAATTCACAAATTGGTGTGTGCCTCAAACCGTAATAATGTCCTGACAGACTTTTTCAACACCGGGACTTATGATAAAAATCGTGAGTTTTATTTGACGAGTTCGCCTTCAATGGACATCCTGGTTTCCAGTAATCTGGAACGCTTGATTTTCTATCTGACAGGTGAGGATCCACTGGCAACGGCCCAACTCATGCAAGACTTACAAACTAAGGGCAGCTATACGATTACGCCGGAAATGCGCGCCAACTTAGCCGACTTCTGGGCAGGCTTCGTAACTGAAAATCAGGATCAGGACGAAATTCACCACTTAAATCACGCCCATCACTATACGATTGACCCACACACGGCCGTCGCTTCCGCAGTTGCCAAGCAGTATCGCAATGCGACTAAGGATCAGCGGCCAATGGTGGTCGTTTCAACGGCCAGTCAGTACAAGTTCCCGCAGGCCGTTTTGACCGCGATTACGGGAGAACCCACGACGGTCGATGGCCTGACTGCGGTCGACCAACTACATGACCTGATTCAAACGCCGATTCCACCAACGGTCACCGCGTTACGTACGGCGCCTGTTCGTCATAATCGGGTCGCTGCCGTCGATAAAATGGGTGCGACAATCGAATCAATTTTAAATCTCAATTAG
- a CDS encoding sugar O-acetyltransferase: protein MDLDEKFAYMATGQPYRDTDDELTAIRDQATLTTNAVNATADLATKETLLRQLVGSAGKRPFVNPNFRVEFGRNIHLGDDFYANYDCVMLDGAPITIGDHVLLGPKVGLYTSNHLFDATERVNGGCIAKPITIGNDCWLAANVTVLPGVTIGDHTIIGGGSVVTHDIPANVIAAGNPCQVIRPITAADKTGYTGKQFKLS from the coding sequence ATGGACTTAGATGAAAAATTTGCTTATATGGCGACTGGCCAACCGTACCGGGATACCGATGATGAGTTGACGGCCATCCGCGACCAAGCGACCTTGACCACGAATGCGGTCAATGCGACGGCCGACTTAGCAACCAAAGAAACACTGCTGCGCCAACTGGTCGGTTCAGCTGGCAAACGGCCCTTCGTCAATCCTAATTTTCGGGTGGAGTTTGGGCGCAATATTCATTTAGGCGATGACTTCTACGCCAACTATGACTGTGTCATGCTGGATGGCGCACCGATTACGATTGGCGACCACGTCTTGTTGGGACCTAAAGTCGGGTTGTACACTAGTAACCATCTATTTGATGCGACCGAGCGGGTCAATGGCGGCTGCATCGCAAAGCCAATCACGATTGGCAATGATTGTTGGTTAGCCGCCAACGTGACTGTTTTACCAGGGGTCACGATTGGCGACCATACGATTATCGGTGGCGGTAGTGTGGTCACCCACGATATTCCAGCGAATGTGATTGCGGCCGGTAATCCGTGTCAGGTGATTCGTCCGATTACGGCCGCTGACAAGACCGGTTATACTGGGAAACAATTTAAATTATCATGA
- a CDS encoding NUDIX hydrolase: protein MADIFEKVGRPGKVLSTTPVYHGPIFDLVKQTIETPDGLEVKRDLIQHGNAVTILAITADDQVVLGSEYRVGRNAETISLPAGLINPGEDPLTAAKRELQEETGYVAHDPQVMTEISSSEGFTNETVSLILTHIDPNERAERHFDADEYVNTQLVPLDKVIDLLRQGQIHSAQGICALTWYLNFIRK from the coding sequence ATGGCAGATATATTTGAAAAGGTCGGTCGGCCCGGCAAAGTCTTGTCGACGACACCGGTCTATCATGGGCCAATTTTTGATTTGGTCAAACAGACGATTGAAACGCCGGATGGCTTGGAAGTCAAACGTGACTTGATTCAACACGGAAATGCCGTGACGATTTTGGCGATTACGGCGGATGACCAGGTCGTGTTAGGCTCAGAATACCGGGTTGGCCGCAACGCGGAGACCATTAGCTTGCCGGCTGGGTTAATCAATCCGGGCGAAGATCCCTTAACGGCGGCAAAACGTGAGCTGCAGGAAGAGACGGGCTACGTGGCCCATGATCCGCAAGTGATGACCGAAATCAGTTCTTCAGAAGGCTTCACCAATGAGACGGTCAGTCTGATTTTGACCCACATCGACCCGAATGAACGGGCAGAACGGCATTTTGACGCGGATGAGTACGTCAACACGCAGCTCGTGCCACTGGACAAGGTCATTGACTTACTTCGGCAAGGTCAGATTCACTCGGCCCAAGGCATCTGTGCCTTGACTTGGTATTTGAACTTTATCCGTAAATAG
- a CDS encoding MalY/PatB family protein, which yields MDKAAFIKQYATTRQHTDSLKWDALQTRYGDADLLPMWVADMEFKVPEAVTQALQERVAHGVYGYSITPDSYYQALIDWQKTRHGVTLKRDWIRFGSGVVNSLYALVNILTQPGDGVLILTPVYYPFFNAVRDNHRQLVTSELRNDQGHYTIDFDDVERKIKSNEVRLFIQCSPHNPVGRIWTEAEQTRLLALCEQYHVLVISDEIHQDLEIDRAAHPFQSALSVADGRFNDRLIVVNAPSKTFNIASLLNSHIIIPNSELRQRYDDQIGRFSQTEISVLGQVAGKAAYQSGAEWLDQVLAIIRDNYHYLQTTFAAQAPKLVLSELQGTYLTWLDLRAYVQPENAKAFIQDRCHIAVDFGEWFSPADKGFVRLNLATDPKNVQEAAKRIVACLA from the coding sequence ATGGATAAGGCAGCATTTATTAAGCAATATGCAACGACTCGGCAACATACGGATTCACTCAAATGGGACGCGCTACAAACGCGTTATGGGGATGCGGATCTGTTACCAATGTGGGTCGCAGATATGGAGTTCAAGGTACCCGAAGCAGTCACGCAGGCCTTGCAGGAACGGGTCGCGCACGGTGTCTATGGGTACTCGATTACTCCAGATTCATATTATCAAGCCTTGATTGACTGGCAGAAGACCCGCCATGGCGTGACGCTCAAACGGGACTGGATCCGTTTCGGCAGTGGGGTCGTTAATTCACTGTATGCACTGGTCAATATCTTGACACAACCGGGTGATGGCGTCTTGATTTTGACGCCGGTCTACTATCCATTCTTCAACGCTGTCCGGGATAATCATCGTCAACTCGTCACGTCTGAATTACGCAATGACCAGGGCCATTACACGATTGATTTTGACGATGTGGAACGCAAAATCAAATCCAATGAGGTCCGACTGTTTATTCAGTGCTCACCGCATAATCCGGTCGGCCGCATCTGGACGGAAGCGGAACAGACACGCTTGTTAGCGTTATGCGAACAATACCACGTCCTCGTCATTTCTGATGAGATTCATCAGGACTTAGAAATTGACCGGGCAGCCCATCCGTTCCAGTCGGCACTGTCCGTTGCGGATGGGCGCTTCAATGACCGGCTAATCGTGGTCAACGCGCCATCAAAGACGTTCAATATTGCGTCATTGTTAAACTCGCACATCATTATTCCAAATTCTGAGTTACGGCAGCGCTACGATGATCAGATTGGCCGTTTCAGTCAGACAGAAATTAGTGTGTTGGGGCAGGTCGCCGGTAAAGCCGCCTACCAGTCTGGCGCCGAATGGCTAGACCAAGTGTTGGCCATCATCCGCGATAACTATCATTATTTGCAAACGACTTTTGCCGCTCAGGCGCCGAAGTTGGTATTGTCGGAGTTGCAAGGCACCTATCTGACGTGGCTGGATTTACGAGCTTATGTCCAGCCAGAAAATGCTAAAGCCTTTATTCAAGATCGATGTCATATCGCAGTTGATTTTGGGGAATGGTTCAGCCCAGCTGATAAAGGCTTTGTGCGGCTCAATCTGGCCACTGACCCTAAGAACGTTCAGGAAGCGGCCAAACGGATTGTTGCTTGTTTAGCTTAA
- a CDS encoding glycoside hydrolase family 13 protein has translation MQLAGISHRPESEDTAVLADHQLQVRIQTARDDIAQVELLFADSYLWQEGTTDLQRMALAPGLATQSNQYWQATLTVPTNRVVYAFLLTDTAGRTIGYGEGGFFADDPTNWQTVANYFHMPYLHVSDAELPPAWVKDTVWYQIFPERFANGDAHNDPADVQPWGAGTVKRDSFYGGDLAGITEHLDDLAALGVNGLYLCPIFASPSNHKYDTIDHFEIDPHFGTKADFQALVDGAHDRGMRVMLDAVFNHFGEQSPQWQDVIKHGQQSRFADWFHIHGWSVGRDPQTHQLNYETFATGAAMPKVNTQNPAVQAYLIDVTKYWVEQFGIDAWRFDVADEVDHGFWRQLCGALRAVKPDIYLLGESWHSSQALVGNGQFNAVMNYPLTQPILALFNGKLSLADYVGKTNLELMMYRQPNQQAMFNALDTHDTPRLLTTLHDDLTKFKSALALLMLLPGSPCVYYGTEVAMAGGADPDNRRCMNWHPDDQAQQVREFVTALIKFRRQQADFLATSTLIWSIEDQCLTLTRTDAEQTITGHFNLGTTAVAATTTPASLMAAGVVGGQLTAGGFELTLA, from the coding sequence ATGCAACTAGCTGGAATTAGTCATCGTCCTGAAAGCGAAGATACCGCGGTACTGGCGGACCATCAGTTACAGGTCCGGATTCAAACGGCGCGTGATGACATCGCTCAGGTCGAACTTTTATTTGCGGATTCCTATTTATGGCAGGAAGGAACTACCGACTTGCAACGGATGGCCTTAGCGCCCGGATTGGCAACGCAGAGCAATCAATATTGGCAAGCCACATTGACCGTTCCGACAAACCGGGTTGTGTATGCCTTCCTATTAACGGATACGGCCGGTCGGACAATCGGTTACGGGGAGGGCGGCTTTTTTGCGGATGATCCCACCAATTGGCAGACGGTCGCCAATTATTTCCACATGCCTTATTTACATGTGAGCGACGCGGAATTACCGCCTGCCTGGGTCAAGGATACTGTCTGGTACCAAATCTTTCCAGAACGTTTTGCGAATGGTGACGCCCACAATGATCCCGCTGACGTTCAACCCTGGGGTGCGGGGACGGTCAAACGGGACTCGTTTTACGGTGGCGACTTAGCCGGCATTACTGAACACTTGGATGATTTAGCGGCACTGGGTGTCAATGGTCTCTATTTATGTCCGATTTTTGCCTCACCGTCAAATCATAAGTACGATACGATCGACCACTTTGAAATCGACCCGCATTTTGGGACGAAGGCCGACTTTCAAGCACTGGTCGACGGGGCCCACGACCGCGGTATGCGTGTGATGCTAGACGCCGTGTTCAATCATTTTGGCGAACAATCACCACAGTGGCAAGATGTCATCAAGCACGGGCAACAGTCGCGCTTTGCTGACTGGTTCCATATTCATGGCTGGTCAGTGGGACGTGATCCGCAGACCCACCAATTGAATTATGAAACGTTTGCAACGGGTGCTGCTATGCCAAAGGTGAACACCCAAAATCCGGCCGTTCAGGCTTATCTAATTGATGTGACCAAGTACTGGGTCGAACAGTTTGGCATCGATGCTTGGCGCTTTGATGTCGCGGATGAGGTCGACCATGGCTTTTGGCGTCAGCTGTGTGGGGCCTTACGGGCAGTCAAACCTGATATTTATCTCTTGGGCGAATCGTGGCACAGCAGTCAAGCGTTGGTCGGCAACGGTCAATTCAACGCGGTGATGAACTATCCGTTGACCCAGCCAATTTTGGCGCTATTTAATGGTAAGTTGAGCTTGGCAGACTATGTTGGCAAAACCAATCTGGAGCTGATGATGTATCGCCAACCCAACCAGCAAGCAATGTTCAATGCACTGGATACGCATGATACGCCGCGGTTGCTGACGACACTACATGATGATCTCACGAAGTTTAAATCCGCATTGGCACTACTGATGTTATTGCCTGGGAGTCCCTGTGTCTATTATGGGACCGAAGTAGCAATGGCTGGTGGTGCTGATCCGGACAATCGGCGGTGCATGAACTGGCATCCGGATGACCAAGCGCAACAAGTTCGTGAGTTTGTGACCGCACTGATCAAGTTCCGGCGGCAACAGGCGGATTTTTTAGCAACTAGTACGTTAATCTGGTCGATTGAAGACCAGTGCTTGACGTTGACCCGCACGGACGCTGAACAAACGATTACCGGCCACTTTAATCTGGGCACAACGGCCGTGGCCGCAACCACGACGCCTGCATCACTAATGGCGGCGGGCGTCGTTGGTGGTCAGTTGACGGCAGGCGGATTTGAGCTGACTTTGGCCTAA
- a CDS encoding Cof-type HAD-IIB family hydrolase, with product MITTIALDLDNTLLTSDKTISPRTEAVLKQLHTAGKRIVLCTGRPIKAIQPYLAQLELTQPSDYAITFNGGLVQQNTTGDVLARTSVTKKDLQPLFEQAQRDHFYLDVIDLKQVYSITDLGKSPYEDFLKGLMPFQNVTFADLPDDDLFGKVVSAGKDAKTVQAQLPSQITDFFHVVPSRRTLLEFLPPHTDKASGLKQLLGHFDENYDNLMAFGDEENDLGMLTAAKVGVAMANAIPAVKAATDFDTLSNDEDGVAVFLENYFK from the coding sequence ATGATTACGACAATTGCTTTAGACTTAGATAACACGTTGCTCACTTCTGACAAGACGATTTCGCCACGCACCGAGGCCGTCCTGAAACAACTCCACACGGCTGGCAAACGCATCGTACTGTGTACTGGCCGGCCAATTAAGGCGATTCAGCCCTACTTGGCCCAACTCGAACTGACACAACCGAGCGACTACGCCATCACTTTTAATGGTGGGCTCGTGCAACAGAATACGACCGGCGATGTGTTGGCACGGACGAGCGTTACTAAGAAGGACCTACAACCGCTGTTTGAACAAGCCCAACGCGACCATTTCTACTTGGACGTGATCGATTTAAAGCAAGTCTATTCCATCACCGACCTCGGTAAATCACCGTACGAAGACTTCTTGAAGGGCCTGATGCCGTTTCAAAACGTTACTTTTGCGGACCTGCCCGATGATGATTTATTCGGCAAAGTCGTTAGCGCTGGTAAGGATGCCAAAACCGTCCAAGCCCAATTGCCAAGTCAAATCACCGACTTCTTCCACGTGGTCCCTTCGCGGCGAACGTTGTTGGAATTTCTGCCACCACATACTGATAAAGCCAGTGGGTTGAAACAGCTCCTTGGTCACTTTGATGAAAACTATGATAATCTCATGGCTTTTGGTGATGAAGAAAACGACTTAGGGATGCTAACCGCTGCCAAAGTCGGCGTGGCAATGGCAAATGCAATTCCGGCGGTCAAAGCTGCGACTGATTTTGACACGTTGTCGAATGACGAAGACGGGGTCGCTGTCTTTCTCGAGAACTATTTTAAATAA
- a CDS encoding 3-oxoacyl-ACP reductase: protein MQFEEYVGQTVLVTGAASGIGLAQTQSFLAQGARVIAIDRQPQPAALATTTALHYQVADVTDADGLTAAIAAGIQALGTPSIVCNTAGKLDGYQPTLATDLATWQEIIATDLTSQFIVTNAVLPAMLAKHHGIFVNMASIAGLVGGGGGAAYTAAKHAVIGYTKQLDLDYASQGIRANCLAPGAIDTPMNAADFAGDGKMAKWVADETPAKRWAQPQEVADLTLFLASAHADYIHGTVVPIDGGWLAK from the coding sequence ATGCAATTTGAAGAATACGTGGGGCAAACGGTCCTGGTGACGGGCGCGGCATCTGGCATCGGTCTCGCACAGACCCAAAGTTTTCTAGCGCAGGGCGCACGGGTGATTGCGATTGACCGCCAACCCCAGCCCGCAGCTTTAGCAACGACGACAGCCTTGCATTACCAAGTTGCTGACGTGACGGACGCTGACGGTTTGACGGCGGCGATTGCTGCTGGAATTCAAGCCTTGGGTACACCATCAATCGTTTGCAATACTGCCGGCAAGTTGGATGGTTATCAACCAACACTCGCGACGGATTTAGCGACCTGGCAAGAAATCATTGCCACCGACTTGACCAGTCAGTTCATCGTGACTAATGCGGTGTTACCGGCAATGCTAGCCAAGCACCACGGTATCTTTGTGAACATGGCCTCGATTGCTGGCTTGGTCGGTGGTGGCGGTGGGGCGGCTTACACCGCTGCGAAACACGCCGTGATTGGCTACACCAAACAGCTTGATTTGGACTATGCCAGTCAGGGAATCCGGGCCAATTGTTTGGCACCAGGCGCCATTGATACCCCGATGAATGCCGCTGATTTTGCTGGTGATGGCAAGATGGCGAAGTGGGTGGCGGATGAGACCCCTGCCAAACGGTGGGCCCAGCCACAAGAAGTTGCGGACTTAACGTTATTTTTAGCGAGTGCCCACGCCGATTATATTCACGGCACCGTCGTTCCGATTGACGGTGGGTGGCTCGCAAAGTAG
- a CDS encoding LVIS_2131 family protein, which translates to MTSAWNWIGIIAWIIVLALVVWVFHHIRVRRIKMIVERKHTFEWGNLLITAVELVVSLGLLVGMGYVTFSNQVNLTDSKDVKVSYSVEPLVLRVGTNGSYYVTVDRGTTKKPVHIYNYWVDGAKYTVSSNKATVVTNLSQVKVADAGIPWSQKQLAKEDRKHEKAYAMKLTATYQPSFWNGLGMHVGHQAMTRWLIRVPAQSFINTADVQTN; encoded by the coding sequence ATGACTTCTGCATGGAATTGGATTGGAATCATTGCTTGGATCATCGTGTTGGCGTTAGTTGTGTGGGTCTTTCACCATATTCGCGTCCGGCGCATCAAAATGATCGTAGAGCGTAAGCACACATTTGAATGGGGAAATCTTCTTATTACCGCTGTCGAATTAGTCGTCAGTCTAGGATTGCTAGTTGGGATGGGCTACGTGACGTTCAGTAATCAAGTCAACCTCACCGATTCAAAGGATGTCAAAGTTTCATATTCGGTCGAACCACTCGTGTTGCGTGTCGGGACAAACGGCTCGTATTACGTCACGGTTGACCGTGGCACGACCAAGAAGCCGGTTCATATTTACAATTACTGGGTCGATGGCGCCAAGTACACCGTTTCTAGCAATAAAGCAACGGTCGTGACGAATCTGTCACAGGTTAAAGTGGCCGATGCGGGGATTCCGTGGTCGCAGAAGCAATTGGCCAAAGAAGACCGGAAGCATGAAAAAGCCTATGCCATGAAATTGACGGCGACCTATCAACCGTCGTTCTGGAACGGTCTCGGCATGCACGTTGGCCATCAAGCCATGACGCGCTGGTTGATTCGAGTCCCTGCACAGTCGTTCATCAATACCGCGGATGTGCAAACTAATTAA
- a CDS encoding HIT family protein: MTCIFCQPQPYVLENDLAAAFYDLHPVSPGHLLIIPKAHYATYFDVPETTRTAMLTLLDQAKVMLDEARHPDGYNIGINVDAAAGQTVMHCHIHLIPRYHGDVPNPAGGIRKMLPHEAQ; encoded by the coding sequence ATGACTTGTATTTTTTGTCAACCGCAACCGTATGTCTTAGAAAATGACTTAGCGGCGGCCTTTTATGACCTGCATCCGGTGAGCCCGGGACACCTATTGATCATCCCTAAGGCGCACTACGCGACGTATTTTGATGTTCCTGAAACGACCCGGACCGCGATGTTAACGTTACTCGACCAAGCGAAAGTCATGCTCGATGAAGCACGGCATCCGGATGGCTATAATATTGGCATCAATGTCGATGCGGCTGCTGGACAAACGGTGATGCATTGCCATATTCATTTGATTCCACGCTATCACGGTGACGTGCCGAATCCAGCTGGGGGCATTCGCAAGATGCTGCCTCACGAGGCGCAGTAA
- a CDS encoding DUF871 domain-containing protein, whose protein sequence is MSKLGVSVYPERSTFEKDAAYLDLAAKYGYQRVFTSLLEIKGDQAAVVANFKKVISYANQLGLQVMVDVNPDLFKQLGVSYDDLSFFHDLGAWGVRLDLGFTGQEEARMTHNEYGIKIEVNMSKGTHYVDTIMDYSPAKDNLLGSHNFYPQQYTGLGYDYFVQTSEQYRQYGLNTAAFVSSNAATYGPWPMQDGLCTLENHRGLPIAAQVQHLKMTGLIDDVLIGNAYASEAELKAAAEVFFSPYPLLHVDTVSDLSAVEEKVLFAQPQTYRGDFSDYVIRSSQTRVIYKDEDFPAHHLDAIHAGDVLIDNDEFGQYKGELQIARRDLENTGRINVVGHVVASDLPCLKLLQPWADFKFVAAE, encoded by the coding sequence ATGAGTAAACTCGGTGTTTCGGTTTATCCCGAACGTTCAACTTTTGAAAAGGATGCCGCATACCTGGACTTGGCAGCCAAATACGGTTATCAGCGGGTCTTCACCTCGCTGCTTGAAATCAAAGGGGATCAAGCCGCGGTCGTTGCGAACTTCAAAAAAGTGATTTCATATGCGAACCAACTGGGCTTGCAAGTGATGGTCGATGTCAATCCCGACTTGTTCAAACAACTCGGTGTCTCCTATGATGACCTTTCATTCTTCCATGACTTAGGTGCTTGGGGCGTCCGGCTCGACCTCGGCTTTACGGGTCAAGAAGAAGCCCGGATGACACATAATGAATATGGCATCAAGATTGAAGTGAACATGTCTAAAGGGACGCACTATGTCGATACGATTATGGACTACTCCCCAGCCAAAGATAACTTATTGGGGTCACACAACTTCTATCCACAACAATATACTGGCCTCGGTTACGATTACTTTGTTCAGACTTCTGAACAATACCGGCAATACGGTCTGAACACCGCCGCCTTCGTTTCATCGAATGCCGCCACATATGGGCCATGGCCAATGCAAGATGGGCTGTGCACACTTGAAAACCACCGTGGCTTACCCATTGCCGCTCAAGTTCAACATTTGAAGATGACCGGCTTAATTGACGACGTTTTGATTGGGAACGCCTACGCTAGCGAAGCCGAATTAAAAGCAGCAGCTGAAGTCTTCTTCAGCCCTTACCCACTATTACACGTCGATACGGTCAGCGACTTATCAGCGGTCGAAGAAAAAGTGCTCTTTGCGCAACCACAAACGTATCGCGGTGACTTTTCAGATTACGTGATTCGGTCTTCACAAACACGCGTGATTTACAAAGATGAAGACTTCCCCGCTCACCATTTGGACGCCATCCATGCCGGCGACGTCTTGATCGACAACGATGAATTCGGTCAATACAAGGGTGAATTACAGATTGCCCGTCGCGACCTCGAAAATACCGGCCGTATCAACGTGGTTGGTCACGTCGTTGCGAGTGATTTACCTTGTTTGAAGTTGCTCCAACCATGGGCAGACTTCAAATTTGTTGCAGCTGAATAG
- a CDS encoding NUDIX hydrolase, with product MINEPTSSPLFVCGIIGDSTAMVLNKCLTGPFKNRYDLVTAPVTTRATLSESVSQIAQLQTGLKTIISKQLGTIQLTIPALAALELPTSLINIYYLLEPVGGQLLTKRPAYTEAVSDGAVRVPLTELTWANSSPRVMQAKRFLQTGAFPTAEQRLDGYEVASEPQFEIVG from the coding sequence ATGATTAACGAACCAACAAGTAGTCCACTATTTGTTTGCGGTATCATTGGTGATTCAACGGCCATGGTTCTTAACAAATGCCTAACCGGACCGTTTAAAAATCGTTATGACCTGGTAACGGCGCCAGTGACGACGCGGGCCACATTGAGTGAGTCCGTTAGTCAAATCGCACAATTACAAACTGGATTAAAAACCATTATTTCCAAGCAATTGGGGACCATCCAATTGACGATTCCAGCACTCGCAGCATTAGAACTACCAACAAGCTTGATTAATATTTATTATTTACTAGAACCCGTGGGTGGGCAATTATTGACCAAACGGCCCGCTTATACCGAGGCTGTCTCGGACGGTGCAGTTCGCGTTCCTTTAACAGAATTGACTTGGGCGAATAGTTCGCCGCGGGTCATGCAAGCCAAGCGCTTTTTGCAAACGGGGGCGTTCCCAACTGCTGAACAGCGCTTGGATGGATACGAAGTTGCGAGTGAACCGCAGTTTGAAATCGTCGGTTGA
- a CDS encoding pentapeptide repeat-containing protein produces MQAPRIIPADLTRGSFFDLLQDEDRSLSTIQVSEEDVSQQRIEHPMLDHVSFEKVRFTASRFERLDLTDSIFTNCDFSNCQFEKASWLRVQFKDCKLVGIDLNEAALNNVTFDHCQLDLAMLCDMRFKTVTFTNCRLNGTSFMNNRLASVKFNECDLDQVAFNDTALKNIDLSTCKFERLELDAAAARGMIVNSSQAAYLAAALIGIKVKP; encoded by the coding sequence ATGCAAGCTCCCCGCATTATTCCAGCAGACTTAACGCGTGGCTCCTTTTTTGATCTGTTGCAAGATGAAGACCGCAGCTTGAGCACTATTCAAGTCAGTGAAGAAGATGTTAGCCAACAGCGCATCGAGCACCCGATGCTGGACCACGTCAGTTTTGAAAAAGTTCGGTTTACGGCGAGCCGCTTTGAACGGCTTGACCTGACTGATTCCATCTTTACCAACTGTGACTTCTCCAATTGCCAGTTTGAAAAAGCAAGCTGGCTGCGTGTTCAGTTCAAGGATTGCAAGCTAGTCGGCATCGATTTAAACGAGGCCGCACTCAATAATGTCACCTTCGACCACTGCCAACTCGACTTAGCCATGTTATGCGATATGCGGTTCAAAACCGTGACCTTTACGAACTGTCGCCTGAACGGTACCAGCTTTATGAACAATCGGTTGGCGAGCGTCAAATTTAACGAATGCGACCTGGACCAAGTTGCCTTCAACGATACTGCCCTCAAAAATATCGATCTGAGCACTTGCAAGTTTGAGCGTCTCGAACTCGACGCTGCCGCAGCCCGCGGTATGATCGTCAATTCTTCACAAGCCGCTTATTTGGCCGCTGCTCTGATTGGAATCAAGGTCAAGCCTTGA
- a CDS encoding DUF2829 domain-containing protein: MTFEAILPELKAGKRAVRTGWEGTELFVELQATTTFKGDPLNPYFLIKTADEAYSMWSPTDCDILATDWQLVD, encoded by the coding sequence ATGACATTTGAAGCAATTTTACCAGAGTTAAAAGCGGGTAAACGGGCAGTACGGACGGGCTGGGAAGGCACGGAATTATTTGTTGAATTGCAAGCGACGACGACCTTTAAAGGCGATCCGTTGAATCCCTACTTTTTGATTAAAACGGCGGATGAAGCCTATAGTATGTGGTCACCAACGGATTGTGATATTTTGGCCACTGACTGGCAATTGGTCGACTAA